Within the Gammaproteobacteria bacterium genome, the region ATCCATGCTATTAAGCACCGCCGCATTCTGGTGTATCGCCAGCACGGGACCTTCGTCTAGAACATTTAGATGAGCATCGGTAATGATCGTGGCAATCTCGATGATATAATCCTGCTCTGTATCCAGGCCTGTCATCTCCAGGTCGATCCAGATAAGGTTGCTGGGGTTTTGCGCCATAAAGCCTTCTCGTCATAGCAATTTCAATGTTCCGCATTCTATCAGAGACAGATTCCCCTGCGCGGAAAAAAACCGGAGATTATTTTAGCCCATGACTGTTTTTACCCTGATATTTCTCACTATGCTGACGCTCAGCGCCGTTATACGCCTGTGGCTGGCGCACCGCCAACAGGCCCATGTCCTGACCCACCGCAAGCACGTGCCTGACGCCTTCCGCGATACGATCCCCGAACCCGCCCATCAGCGCGCTGCGGATTATACGGTCGCCAAAACGCGGCTGGAGACGGCAGAAATCTGCATCGGCACCCTCTTATTAGTGGGATGGACGCTTGGTGGCGGGCTGGACCTCATGGACCATGTCTGGCGCAACCTGCATTTCACCCCGCTCGCAACTGGTGTGGGCGTGCTGACCAGCGTATTTATACTGACACAATTGCTTGATTTGCCGATGTCTGTCTACCAGACATTCAGGCTTGAACAACGCTTTGGATTCAATCACACCACGCCCAAGCTGTTCATCATCGACCTCATCAAGCAAAGCGTCCTGCTGCTAGTGCTGGGCGCGCCACTGGCGTGGCTTGTTCTATGGCTGCTGGGAAATAGCGGCAGTTTATGGTGGCTGTACACCTGGGCGGTGTGGATGGGATTTATACTGCTGATGATGTGGGCCTATCCTGCAGTAGTCGCGCCGTTGTTCAATAAATTCAAGCCCTTGCAGGACGGCGCGCTGCGGGATCGCGTGATGACCTTGCTGAACCGCAACGGCTTCGCCAGCCAGGGCATCTTTGTCATGGACGGCTCGCGCCGCTCCGGGCATGGCAACGCCTATTTCACGGGATTGGGTACAAATAAGCGCATTGTCTTTTTCGACACCCTGATTAACGCGCTGAGTGCCGATGAGATCGAGGCGGTGCTGGCCCACGAACTGGGCCACTTCAAGCGCCACCACATCCACAAACGCATCGCCCTGGCTGCGGTGGCGGCGCTGGCCGGGCTTGCCCTGCTCGGCTGGCTGCTGGATCAGGCGTGGTTTTATGCCGGACTGGGAGTAACACAGCCCTCCCCTTACATGGGATTAATGCTGTTTTTACTGGTGGCGCCGGTATTCAATTTTTTCATGCAGCCGGTGACGGCCTATTTCATGCGTAAACATGAATTCGAGGCCGACGACTTTGCCGCTGCGCAAACCGACCCAAACGATTTGATCCGCGCACTGGTCAAGCTCTATAAGGAGAACGCCGCCACGCTAACGCCCGATCCGCTCTATTCGGCGTACCACGACTCTCACCCTCCGGCCCCCGTGCGAATTGCGAACTTATCTGCTAAATTAAGAGCCTGTCTGTGAATAAATCATCCCTGCGACGGAGGCTGGTTTTGCGCAGGACAAGGAACACTGAGCGCAGTGTGCTTGTTGCACATGAGCGAAGCGTGACGCCGCACTGCGCAAAACCAGCCCCGTCCCTCCGGGTTGCGCCCCAAAACACGCCATGCGGCGTTGCTCGCCGCTCATTTGGAATCACCAAACTTCGCGTCTCGCGCCTTGCTTGGCGTGTTTTGGGGCGGCAACGCAGGGATGATTTATTCACAGGCAGGCTCTAAACCGGCACATATAAGGAGATCGCCATGGACCAACCTCGTTTGATACTGAACACCACCCTGATTCTGGCCGCGCTGATGTTTTATGCGGGCCATGCCAAGGCCACAGACCTCAATCAAGGTGAGAAACTCTACAAAGCCAACTGCTTTTCCTGTCACGATTCCAGCATACATACGCGACCGAACAGCATTATTCACTCGCTATCCGCACTGAAAAAACGCGTGCAATTCTGCGAAAGCATGAACAAGCTGGGCTGGTCTGACGCACAAAAAGGGGATGTCGTTGCCTACTTGAACGCGACCTTTTACAAATTTAAATAACACCATGACAGACCTTATCGCCAGGCATTGCCGCCCCTGCCAAGCCGGTGAAGCGCCGCTTGCCAAGGCGGCAGCGCTGGCGCTGCTCAAGCATTTGAATAACTGGGAGATCAACGATACTGGCACCGAAATCAGCCGGATCTTTAACTTCAAGAACTATTACCAAACTATTGCGTTCGTGAATGCCTTGGCGTGGATAGCCCACCAGGAAGATCACCACCCCACCCTCACCGTGCATTACAGCAACTGCGAGGTGCGCTACAGCACCCACAC harbors:
- a CDS encoding M48 family metallopeptidase; this encodes MTVFTLIFLTMLTLSAVIRLWLAHRQQAHVLTHRKHVPDAFRDTIPEPAHQRAADYTVAKTRLETAEICIGTLLLVGWTLGGGLDLMDHVWRNLHFTPLATGVGVLTSVFILTQLLDLPMSVYQTFRLEQRFGFNHTTPKLFIIDLIKQSVLLLVLGAPLAWLVLWLLGNSGSLWWLYTWAVWMGFILLMMWAYPAVVAPLFNKFKPLQDGALRDRVMTLLNRNGFASQGIFVMDGSRRSGHGNAYFTGLGTNKRIVFFDTLINALSADEIEAVLAHELGHFKRHHIHKRIALAAVAALAGLALLGWLLDQAWFYAGLGVTQPSPYMGLMLFLLVAPVFNFFMQPVTAYFMRKHEFEADDFAAAQTDPNDLIRALVKLYKENAATLTPDPLYSAYHDSHPPAPVRIANLSAKLRACL
- a CDS encoding cytochrome c; translation: MDQPRLILNTTLILAALMFYAGHAKATDLNQGEKLYKANCFSCHDSSIHTRPNSIIHSLSALKKRVQFCESMNKLGWSDAQKGDVVAYLNATFYKFK
- a CDS encoding 4a-hydroxytetrahydrobiopterin dehydratase — protein: MTDLIARHCRPCQAGEAPLAKAAALALLKHLNNWEINDTGTEISRIFNFKNYYQTIAFVNALAWIAHQEDHHPTLTVHYSNCEVRYSTHTINGLSKNDFICAAKIDALL